In one window of Brassica rapa cultivar Chiifu-401-42 chromosome A07, CAAS_Brap_v3.01, whole genome shotgun sequence DNA:
- the LOC103829229 gene encoding probable galacturonosyltransferase-like 8, translating to MRSNAVVLAAVLCLFLLPPFAVGIRTGPGRITTVNGGRNAFSKLGPFMEAPEYRNGKECASLVNRENFVSSSNDPSLVHIAMTLDSEYLRGSIAAVHSVLRHASCPENVFFHFIAAEFDSASPRVLSQLVRSTFPSLSFKVYIFREDTVINLISSSIRQALENPLNYARNYLGDILDRSVDRVIYLDSDVIVVDDITKLWNTSLTGTRVIGAPEYCHANFTHYFTSNFWSDPVLPGQISGRTPCYFNTGVMVMDMVRWREGSYREKLEKWMQLQKKMRIYDLGSLPPFLLVFGGNVEAIDHRWNQHGLGGDNIRGSCRSLHPGPVSLLHWSGKGKPWVRLDEKRACPLDHLWEPYDLYKHKIERVKDQALLWFASLSELADD from the coding sequence ATGCGGTCAAACGCCGTCGTTTTAGCGGCGGTCTTGTGTTTGTTTCTTCTACCACCGTTCGCCGTCGGGATACGTACCGGTCCGGGGAGGATCACGACCGTCAACGGCGGAAGAAATGCGTTTAGTAAACTCGGTCCGTTCATGGAAGCTCCGGAATACAGAAACGGCAAGGAGTGCGCTTCTCTAGTAAACAGAGAGAACTTCGTGTCGTCTTCCAACGACCCTTCTCTAGTCCACATCGCAATGACTCTAGACTCCGAGTATCTCCGTGGCTCGATCGCAGCCGTCCATTCCGTTCTCCGCCACGCGTCGTGTCCAGAAAACGTCTTCTTCCACTTCATCGCGGCCGAGTTCGACTCAGCGAGTCCCCGCGTTCTGAGCCAACTCGTCCGGTCGACGTTCCCGTCGCTGAGCTTCAAAGTCTACATCTTTAGGGAGGACACGGTGATCAACCTCATATCGTCGTCGATCAGACAGGCTCTCGAGAACCCGCTGAACTACGCGAGAAACTACCTCGGAGACATACTCGACCGGAGCGTTGACCGAGTCATCTACCTCGACTCGGACGTGATCGTCGTCGACGACATCACCAAGCTTTGGAACACGTCGCTGACCGGGACACGTGTCATCGGGGCTCCGGAGTATTGCCACGCGAACTTCACGCACTACTTCACTTCCAACTTCTGGTCAGACCCGGTTTTACCGGGTCAGATCTCGGGTCGGACGCCTTGCTACTTCAACACGGGGGTGATGGTGATGGACATGGTTAGGTGGAGGGAAGGGAGCTACAGGGAGAAGCTAGAGAAATGGATGCAGCTCCAGAAGAAGATGAGAATCTACGATCTTGGTTCTTTGCCACCGTTCTTGCTCGTGTTCGGAGGGAATGTTGAAGCTATCGATCATAGATGGAACCAGCACGGTCTAGGAGGGGACAACATACGAGGAAGCTGTCGGTCTCTGCACCCTGGTCCGGTGAGTTTGTTGCATTGGAGTGGGAAGGGGAAGCCGTGGGTGAGACTTGATGAGAAGAGGGCTTGTCCGTTGGATCATCTTTGGGAGCCGTATGATCTGTATAAGCATAAGATCGAGAGGGTTAAAGATCAGGCTCTGCTTTGGTTTGCTTCTTTGTCGGAGTTAGCTGATGATTGA
- the LOC103829227 gene encoding pyruvate dehydrogenase E1 component subunit alpha-2, mitochondrial has protein sequence MALSRLSLRSNRFLQPSSTTAAALPSSLRRHVSTDTTPITIETAVPFESHLCDAPSRSVETSSSEILSFFRDMARMRRMEIAADSLYKSKLIRGFCHLYDGQEALAVGMEAAITRKDAIITSYRDHCTFLGRGGELVDAFSELMGRKRGCSNGKGGSMHFYKKDACFYGGHGIVGAQIPLGCGLAFAQKYSKEEFVTFTLYGDGAANQGQLFEALNIAALWDLPAILVCENNHYGMGTATWRSAKSPAYFKRGDYVPGLKVDGMDALAVKQACKFAKEHALKNGPIVLEMDTYRYHGHSMSDPGSTYRTRDEVSGVRQVRDPIERVRKLLLSHDIATEKELKDMEKEVRKEVDDAVAQAKESPVPEPSELFTNMYVKDCGVESFGADRKELKVTLA, from the exons ATGGCGTTATCACGACTCTCTCTACGATCCAACCGCTTCCTCCAACCGTCGTCAACCACCGCCGCAGCCCTACCTTCCTCCCTCCGCCGCCACGTCTCCACAGACACAACCCCCATCACAATCGAAACCGCCGTCCCTTTCGAGTCCCACCTCTGCGACGCGCCGTCGCGCTCCGTGGAGACCTCCTCCTCCGAGATCCTCTCCTTCTTCCGCGACATGGCTCGGATGCGCCGCATGGAGATCGCCGCCGACTCGCTCTACAAGTCCAAACTGATCCGCGGGTTCTGCCACCTGTACGACGGGCAGGAGGCTCTGGCCGTGGGGATGGAGGCGGCGATCACGAGGAAGGACGCGATCATCACCTCGTACAGGGACCACTGCACGTTCCTGGGACGCGGAGGGGAGCTGGTGGACGCGTTCTCGGAGCTGATGGGGAGGAAGAGGGGATGCTCCAACGGCAAAGGAGGGTCGATGCATTTTTACAAGAAGGACGCGTGTTTCTACGGCGGCCATGGGATCGTTGGCGCGCAGATTCCGTTGGGGTGTGGTTTGGCTTTCGCTCAGAAGTACTCCAAGGAGGAGTTTGTTACTTTTACTTTGTATGGTGACGGTGCTGCTAATCAGGGGCAGTTGTTTGAGGCTTTGAATATTGCTGCTCTTTGGGATTTGCCTGCCATTCTTGTTTGCGAGAATAACCACT ATGGAATGGGGACTGCTACGTGGAGGTCTGCTAAGAGTCCTGCTTATTTTAAGCGTGGAGACTATGTTCCTGGCTTGAAG GTGGATGGTATGGATGCGCTGGCTGTGAAACAGGCGTGCAAGTTCGCCAAGGAGCATGCGCTCAAGAATGGACCTATT GTCCTTGAGATGGACACCTATAGATACCACGGTCACTCTATGTCTGACCCAGGAAGTACCTACCGTACACGTGACGAAGTCTCCggcgtgagacag GTGCGTGATCCTATTGAAAGGGTGCGAAAGTTGCTCTTATCTCATGACATAGCTACAGAAAAAGAGCTCAAG GACATGGAGAAAGAGGTGAGGAAAGAAGTGGATGACGCCGTAGCTCAGGCAAAG GAGAGCCCTGTACCAGAGCCATCTGAGCTATTCACAAACATGTACGTCAAAGACTGCGGAGTTGAG TCATTTGGAGCAGACAGAAAAGAACTCAAAGTCACACTTGCGTAA